The proteins below come from a single Candidatus Poribacteria bacterium genomic window:
- a CDS encoding DUF3696 domain-containing protein, which translates to MITHIRVKNFKSWKDSGQVDLAPLTGFFGTNSSGKSSLLQMLLLLKQTVGSDQILFLGDETSLVNLGSFDEVIHRHNSEVTLGLEFGCKLQEPLTIMTLQEHDRYIGSYDLVPLDIDSFTFDTAISGSKVDRTLEHFSYTVGPEAIQRIAYRKWHLYYGDIKKAPIGIKNCYMTSEGLSDEFLGPLSAVFEELFAGVYYLGPTRVHPQRYYYWEKTHPKEVDLWGNKAVDALLSARVQQLTTAYNGKSVPIEERISKWLQKMELAHSFRLIPIGDLDDNNYEIRIRKTPSSAEVTLADLGHGVGDLFPLLVHCCYVPEGSTLILEQPGIHLHPMAQADLADLFLEVIRERNLQILVESHSEHLLTRLQRRIAEKEIDQNDVALYFCRNIDGESTKERLEVTESGDIKNWPDNFFGDVMGDMFAMTDKQAEHLNDQDPEG; encoded by the coding sequence ATGATTACGCATATACGGGTAAAGAACTTCAAATCGTGGAAAGATAGCGGGCAGGTGGACCTCGCGCCATTGACGGGCTTTTTTGGCACGAACAGTTCTGGGAAAAGTAGTTTGTTGCAGATGCTGTTGTTGCTTAAACAGACTGTTGGGAGCGACCAGATTCTCTTCTTGGGTGACGAAACCTCTCTTGTTAATCTTGGCAGTTTCGATGAAGTCATTCATAGGCACAATTCAGAGGTAACGCTTGGGTTGGAGTTCGGATGTAAACTTCAAGAGCCATTAACTATAATGACCCTTCAAGAACACGATAGATACATAGGAAGTTATGACTTGGTTCCGTTGGATATTGATAGTTTCACTTTCGACACTGCTATCAGTGGAAGTAAGGTCGATAGGACTCTTGAACACTTTTCTTACACAGTTGGACCTGAGGCGATTCAGAGAATAGCATACCGAAAATGGCACCTTTATTATGGAGATATAAAGAAGGCACCAATAGGAATAAAAAACTGCTATATGACATCGGAAGGACTATCAGATGAATTTTTAGGTCCGCTTTCTGCTGTGTTTGAAGAACTATTTGCCGGTGTCTATTATCTTGGACCAACTCGCGTTCACCCGCAGCGCTATTATTATTGGGAAAAGACACATCCTAAGGAGGTAGATCTGTGGGGGAATAAAGCGGTTGACGCGCTACTCTCTGCGCGCGTTCAACAATTAACAACCGCCTACAATGGAAAAAGTGTCCCAATTGAGGAGCGGATATCTAAATGGCTTCAAAAGATGGAACTCGCTCACTCTTTTCGGCTTATTCCGATCGGGGACCTTGATGATAACAATTACGAAATTCGCATCCGAAAAACCCCGAGTAGCGCAGAAGTCACGTTAGCCGACCTGGGGCATGGAGTCGGTGATTTGTTCCCTTTGCTGGTGCATTGTTGTTATGTACCAGAAGGATCAACGCTAATTTTGGAGCAACCCGGCATCCATCTTCACCCGATGGCACAAGCCGATCTTGCAGATTTATTTTTAGAGGTTATCAGGGAGCGCAATTTGCAAATTTTGGTAGAGAGCCATAGCGAACATCTCTTAACCCGTCTCCAACGCCGAATCGCTGAAAAGGAGATTGATCAGAACGATGTCGCCCTCTATTTCTGCCGGAATATCGACGGGGAGTCAACCAAAGAGCGGCTGGAAGTAACTGAATCAGGGGACATCAAAAACTGGCCCGACAACTTCTTTGGCGATGTGATGGGTGATATGTTTGCTATGACTGACAAACAGGCCGAACACCTAAACGACCAGGATCCGGAGGGTTAA
- a CDS encoding site-specific DNA-methyltransferase, with protein MPKKPIEHYEHPDTLPNNPTQELSGFAEDEEYAPTRYPRDTALDPQLVWKGKDQQNDSDLEVQTVPIYTQEHIQPQAIIENLRAQKRRESDQTEMLFEGFNDLDFSQKIEFYQHEQNWHNRFILGDSLAVMNSLAEKEHLKGQVQMIYLDPPYGIKFSSNWQVSTRKREVSDTKVEDVTPQPEQVKAFRDTWELGIHSYLTYLRDRLTVAYELLANSGSIFVQISDENVHRVRCLLDEVFGSENFVGEIVFKTRSTSTSKHLSILNDFILWYAKDREQLKFYPLFMKKELSSRFSTAELPNSKTVPAFSNGNPIVDLPEGTNFFSSSSLASTSGSGIATLPFIFRNQEYNPATGRGWRCSSDGLSRLAKSDRIISTDATIRYKFYFSDFPYMELGNLWTDQLSAQDKSYIVQTNATVLQRCMLMTTDPGDLVLDPTCGSGTTAYVAEQWGRRWITVDTSRVALALARTRLMAAQYPYYQLEDANDIKQGFAYQTAPHVTLSDIANNTEIDDIHTEYAKKLDPLRAAMNHLIGQNWEEWEVPIEINPKSDAEFQKLHRQWLSLKRERQQEMDASTARRVKNEILYDWPYEDRKRVRVTGPFTMESLSPHLVLDPSDTEDTAPKTTSSKTSQDYHQHILEHLKTAGVQTRLKDQRITFDWLESLPGEWLHAEGVHTGENGETQSVAISIGPEYDTVGRQWIKEAAKAAIRRIPKFDMLIVVGFAFEGYTADESTRMGPLTILPVKMSPELLVRELKNTGDGNLFMVFGEPDIEIVEHEDDTVSVKLLGVDVYDPKKGLARSNTPDDIACWFIDTAYTGEAFFVRHAYFTGADEPYKQLQRALNSEIDAEAWEALYRTESLPFPKPETGKIAVKVINHYGDEVMKEYKV; from the coding sequence ATGCCGAAAAAACCGATTGAGCATTATGAACACCCAGACACACTTCCGAACAACCCGACACAAGAATTGAGTGGTTTCGCCGAAGATGAGGAATATGCACCCACCCGTTACCCACGTGATACTGCATTAGACCCGCAACTGGTCTGGAAAGGCAAGGACCAACAGAACGATAGCGATCTTGAGGTTCAAACTGTCCCTATCTACACACAAGAACACATCCAACCGCAAGCGATTATTGAAAATCTGCGGGCACAAAAACGGCGGGAATCCGATCAAACCGAAATGCTGTTTGAAGGGTTCAACGACCTTGACTTTTCCCAAAAGATTGAGTTCTATCAGCACGAGCAGAATTGGCACAACCGCTTTATCCTGGGAGATTCACTCGCGGTGATGAACTCCCTCGCTGAAAAGGAACATCTCAAGGGACAGGTGCAGATGATTTACCTTGACCCGCCTTACGGTATCAAATTTAGTAGTAATTGGCAGGTTAGCACCCGAAAGCGTGAAGTCAGTGATACGAAAGTAGAAGACGTTACACCGCAGCCAGAACAAGTGAAAGCGTTTCGTGATACGTGGGAACTCGGCATTCATTCTTACCTTACTTACCTCCGCGATCGCCTAACTGTTGCTTATGAACTGCTCGCGAATAGTGGCAGTATCTTTGTTCAGATTAGTGATGAGAACGTCCACCGCGTGAGATGCTTATTAGATGAGGTATTTGGAAGTGAAAACTTTGTAGGAGAGATTGTTTTTAAAACCCGTAGTACATCTACGAGCAAGCATCTGTCAATTCTAAATGATTTCATCCTTTGGTATGCAAAAGATCGCGAGCAGTTAAAATTTTACCCTTTATTTATGAAAAAGGAGCTCAGTTCAAGGTTTTCTACAGCAGAACTACCGAATAGCAAAACAGTCCCTGCTTTTTCTAATGGAAATCCAATCGTGGATCTTCCTGAAGGCACTAATTTTTTCTCCAGTAGCAGCTTAGCCTCTACCTCTGGGAGTGGAATAGCCACCTTACCTTTTATATTTCGCAATCAGGAATACAACCCGGCAACAGGCCGGGGCTGGCGATGCAGCTCTGACGGATTATCACGATTGGCAAAATCAGATAGGATAATTTCGACTGATGCAACCATCCGTTATAAATTTTACTTTTCCGATTTTCCTTACATGGAGCTAGGAAATCTTTGGACTGATCAGCTTTCTGCTCAAGATAAAAGTTATATTGTTCAAACAAATGCAACTGTTCTTCAACGCTGCATGCTGATGACAACCGACCCCGGCGATCTCGTCTTGGATCCAACCTGTGGCAGTGGCACGACCGCATATGTCGCTGAACAGTGGGGTAGACGCTGGATAACAGTAGATACGTCCCGCGTCGCGCTCGCGTTAGCACGCACTCGTCTTATGGCTGCTCAGTATCCCTATTATCAGCTTGAGGATGCAAACGACATCAAGCAAGGATTTGCCTATCAAACCGCACCGCATGTCACTCTCTCAGACATAGCAAATAATACAGAGATTGACGACATCCATACTGAATATGCGAAGAAATTGGATCCGCTGCGTGCAGCAATGAACCACCTTATCGGGCAGAACTGGGAGGAATGGGAAGTTCCGATCGAAATTAACCCAAAGTCGGATGCGGAGTTCCAGAAGTTGCATCGTCAATGGCTCTCTCTCAAGCGTGAGCGGCAACAGGAAATGGATGCCTCCACCGCCCGGCGTGTCAAAAATGAAATCCTCTACGATTGGCCTTATGAAGATAGAAAACGGGTTCGTGTTACAGGTCCCTTTACCATGGAGAGCCTATCGCCACACCTCGTTTTGGATCCTTCGGATACTGAAGATACTGCACCAAAGACCACTTCTTCCAAAACTTCGCAGGATTACCATCAACATATTCTTGAGCATCTTAAAACAGCCGGTGTGCAAACTCGTCTCAAGGATCAGCGCATCACCTTCGACTGGTTGGAATCACTTCCCGGTGAATGGTTACATGCGGAAGGCGTGCATACGGGTGAGAACGGCGAAACGCAAAGTGTTGCCATTAGTATCGGGCCGGAGTATGATACGGTGGGTCGTCAATGGATAAAAGAAGCTGCTAAAGCAGCAATACGCCGCATTCCTAAATTTGACATGCTGATTGTTGTTGGGTTTGCCTTTGAAGGCTACACGGCTGATGAAAGCACGCGCATGGGGCCTCTTACGATTCTACCTGTCAAGATGAGTCCGGAACTCTTAGTGCGTGAACTCAAAAATACGGGGGACGGGAACCTGTTCATGGTGTTCGGAGAGCCAGATATTGAGATTGTAGAGCATGAAGATGACACCGTCTCTGTAAAACTCTTGGGTGTAGATGTATATGACCCCAAAAAAGGGTTAGCTCGTTCCAATACACCGGACGATATTGCGTGTTGGTTTATTGACACTGCCTATACGGGTGAGGCATTTTTCGTAAGACATGCGTATTTCACTGGGGCAGATGAACCCTATAAACAACTGCAACGCGCGTTGAATTCGGAGATTGACGCGGAGGCGTGGGAAGCACTCTATCGAACGGAGAGTCTTCCGTTTCCGAAGCCTGAGACGGGTAAGATTGCGGTGAAGGTTATCAATCACTACGGGGATGAGGTGATGAAGGAGTATAAGGTGTAG
- a CDS encoding DUF3696 domain-containing protein, which yields MITHIRLKNFKAWKDSGEVELAPLTGFFGTNSSGKSSLLQMLLLLKQTVGSKEVIFFGDENSLINLGNFREVIHGHKDAKQLELAFGCKFPESTTIRISQYGLKPDEVTFDSFNFETTIQKYGNSQTVNRICYDIGGRIKKIKLEGNDILYQDKRLFTGSYKNCYSIEETTNDFPGSNDFLNLLSSKFEEMFSHIYYIVSTRAHPKRHYHWEGNYPEDTGQWGNQTIDALLSARVDQRMTPYKGKDVPIEERISAWLQKMELAYGFWFQRIGLRNERSYEMRIQKSLNSARVTLADIGYGVAQFLPILVLCYYVPIGSTLILEEPGTHLHPKAQADLADLLIEVITERSLQILVESHSEHLLTRLQLRIAEQQIAAKDTALYFCENENGVSTIKSLEVDEIGNIRNWPKDFFGNVRGDLVKMAREQMKRQKKAED from the coding sequence ATGATTACGCACATACGGTTAAAGAACTTCAAAGCATGGAAGGACAGCGGTGAGGTAGAACTTGCACCGTTGACGGGTTTTTTTGGGACGAATAGTTCTGGAAAGAGCAGTCTGTTGCAGATGCTGTTGCTGCTTAAACAGACTGTTGGGAGTAAAGAAGTTATCTTCTTCGGTGATGAAAATTCGCTCATCAATCTCGGGAACTTTCGCGAAGTGATTCATGGACATAAAGATGCGAAACAACTTGAATTAGCATTTGGATGTAAATTCCCGGAATCAACAACAATCAGAATTTCTCAATACGGGTTGAAGCCCGATGAAGTAACATTCGACTCTTTTAATTTTGAGACTACTATCCAGAAATATGGTAACTCACAGACTGTGAATCGTATTTGTTATGACATCGGTGGTAGGATTAAAAAAATAAAATTAGAGGGCAACGATATTCTCTATCAGGATAAACGGTTATTCACAGGAAGCTATAAAAACTGCTATAGTATAGAAGAGACAACAAACGATTTTCCGGGGTCAAACGACTTTTTAAACTTGCTTTCCTCTAAATTTGAGGAAATGTTTTCTCACATCTACTATATTGTCTCAACCCGCGCCCATCCTAAACGTCATTATCATTGGGAAGGAAATTACCCTGAGGACACTGGACAGTGGGGTAATCAAACCATTGATGCCCTGCTCTCGGCGCGTGTAGATCAGCGAATGACCCCTTATAAAGGGAAAGATGTCCCAATTGAGGAGAGAATCTCGGCATGGCTCCAAAAAATGGAACTAGCATACGGATTTTGGTTTCAGCGAATAGGCTTGCGGAATGAAAGGAGCTATGAGATGCGCATCCAAAAAAGCCTTAATAGTGCCAGAGTAACGTTGGCAGACATAGGATATGGAGTAGCACAATTTTTACCGATTCTCGTTTTGTGTTATTATGTTCCAATAGGATCAACGCTGATTCTGGAAGAACCTGGTACTCATCTGCATCCCAAAGCACAAGCTGATCTTGCGGACCTGCTGATAGAGGTTATCACAGAGCGCAGTCTTCAGATTCTGGTAGAGAGCCACAGCGAACACCTACTAACGCGCCTGCAACTGCGTATCGCGGAACAGCAGATCGCTGCAAAGGATACAGCTCTCTATTTTTGTGAAAATGAAAACGGGGTTTCTACCATCAAATCATTAGAGGTAGATGAGATCGGTAACATCAGAAATTGGCCGAAAGATTTCTTTGGTAATGTCCGAGGCGACCTCGTTAAGATGGCACGAGAACAGATGAAACGCCAGAAGAAAGCAGAGGATTAA